The following nucleotide sequence is from Solanum stenotomum isolate F172 unplaced genomic scaffold, ASM1918654v1 scaffold16652, whole genome shotgun sequence.
TTTCTCAGTATcctcttgatattcttattagCAGCTTCCACAGCTCCATTCATCTGAGGACGATATGCAGTTGAATTACGGTGGGTaattttgaattgttcacatatctctttCGTCAAGTGACTATTCAGATTTGCTCCATTGTCTGTGATGATAGACTCTGGAACTCCAAAACgacatatcaaattgttgcgaacaaaatcgNNNNNNNNNNNNNNNNNNNNNNNNNNNNNNNNNNNNNNNNNNNNNNNNNNNNNNNNNNNNNNNNNNNNNNNNNNNNNNNNNNNNNNNNNNNNNNNNNNNNNNNNNNNNNNNNNNNNNNNNNNNNNNNNNNNNNNNNNNNNNNNNNNNNNNNNNNNNNNNNNNNNNNNNNNNNNNNNNNNNNNNNNNNNNNNNNNNNNNNNNNNNNNNNNNNNNNNNNNNNNNNNNNNNNNNNNNNNNNNNNNNNNNNNNNNNNNNNNNNNNNNNNNNNNNNNNNNNNNNNNNNNNNNNNNNNNNNNNNNNNNNNNNNNNNNNNNNNNNNNNNNNNNNNNNNNNNNNNNNNNNNNNNNNNNNNNNNNNNNNNNNNNNNNNNNNNNTCCAGCGTGCACTTCTTCAAGCAATTTTGTGGCTTCTACAGCATCCACACATCTCAGTAATCCCAGATCAGGTGTCCTCTTATAAAGAACTTCTCCATTCAAGAAGAAGTTGTTTGCCATTCTTCGGATTGTTTTCTTCTGAATACTTGTTGCCTTTTTCGGATATTCACCAGCCTCTAAGTACTTTTTTACATCGATATACCATGGATTCCCATCCCATTCTGCTTCCACATGTGAACAGTGTGCCGGTTGTTCTTTTAAAACTATCTCAATTGGATCGATATAACTCTTTTCTGGATGTTGTATCATGGACGATATGGTTGCAAGGGCATCAGCAAGCTCGTTCTGTATTCTCGGTGTGTGTCTGAACTCGGTCTTCCTAAATCTTTTGCATAATCTCTGTACCAATTGTACGTATGGTAAGATTTTAGGATTCTTCACtgcccattctccttgaacttgatgaatcaaCAAGCCTGAATCACCAAttataagtaattcttgaacaTTCATGTCAAGAGCCATTCTAATGCCAAGAATACATGCTTCATACTCAGCCATATTATTAGTGCATCGGAATCTGAGCTTTGCTGTTGCTGGATAATGTTGCCCCGATTCAGATATCAACACTGCTCCAATTCCTGATCCTATAGAGTTTAcagctccatcaaagaacattctCCACCCAGGATATGATTCTGATATGTCTTCCCCCACAAACAATACTTCTTCGTCAGGGAAATATGTTCTAAGCGGTTCATATCCTTCATCTACTGGGTTTTCAGCAAGGTGATCGGCCAAAGCTTGCCCCTTGATTGCTTTCTGAGTCATGTACACAATatcgaactcactcaacaacATTTGCCACTTTGCTAGCTTTCCTGTGGGCATTGCTTTCTGAAATATATACTTGAGCGGATCCATCCTCGAAATGAGATGTGTTGTATAAGCCGACAGATAATGTCTTAATTTCTGAGCAacccaagtcaaagcacaacaagTTCTCTCTAAAAgggtgtaacgagcctcataagATGTGAACTTCTTGcttaaataatatatagctctctcctttcttccgGTCTCATCATGTTGTCCCAACACACACCCGAATGCATTGTCTGAGACGGATAAATACAATAGCAAAGGACTGCCTGCACGTGGTGGCACCAACACTGGTGGATTTGAAAGGTAACTTTTGATGGTGTCAAAGGCCTTCTGACATTCTTCGGTCTATTTGGTTGGCGCAtcttttcgtagtaacttgaataTGGGCTCACATATCACCGTCGATTGAGCTATAAATCGACTTATGTAATTCAGTCTCCCTAGGAAACTCATTACTTCCTTCTTAGTCTTTGGAGGAGGCAAGTCTTGAATTGCCTTGATTTTGGAAGGATCAAGCTCGATACCTCTTCTGCTAACTATGAATCCGAGTAACTTCCCTGCAGGTACTCCAAATGCACATTTGGCtgggttcaacttcaaatcatacCTACGTAACCTGTTAAAGAACTTTTCCAAGTGTGTCAGGTGATCCGAACTCTCACGGGATTTTATGATGACATCGTCCACATACACCTCAATTTCTTTGTGGATCATATCATGGAAAATGGTGGTCATAGCTCTCATGTAGGTGGCTC
It contains:
- the LOC125850400 gene encoding uncharacterized protein LOC125850400, producing the protein MAKKDGKIRICVDYRDLNKASPKDNFPLPNIHILIDNCAKHELQSFVDCFAGYHQILMDEEDAEKTAFITPWGVYHYRVMPFGLKNAGATYMRAMTTIFHDMIHKEIEVYVDDVIIKSRESSDHLTHLEKFFNRLRRYDLKLNPAKCAFGVPAGKLLGFIVSRRGIELDPSKIKAIQDLPPPKTKKETEECQKAFDTIKSYLSNPPVLVPPRAGSPLLLYLSVSDNAFGCVLGQHDETGRKERAIYYLSKKFTSYEARYTLLERTCCALTWVAQKLRHYLSAYTTHLISRMDPLKYIFQKAMPTGKLAKWQMLLSEFDIVYMTQKAIKGQALADHLAENPVDEGYEPLRTYFPDEEVLFVGEDISESYPGWRMFFDGAVNSIGSGIGAVLISESGQHYPATAKLRFRCTNNMAEYEACILGIRMALDMNVQELLIIGDSGLLIHQVQGEWAVKNPKILPYVQLVQRLCKRFRKTEFRHTPRIQNELADALATISSMIQHPEKSYIDPIEIVLKEQPAHCSHVEAEWDGNPWYIDVKKYLEAGEYPKKATSIQKKTIRRMANNFFLNGEVLYKRTPDLGLLRCVDAVEATKLLEEMNGAVEAANKNIKRILRKMIDNYKCWHENLPYALLGYRTTIRTSTGATPYLLVYGTEAMIPAEVEIPSLRIIQEAGLSDAEWIRDRYEQLALIDEKRMSAVCH